The following is a genomic window from Synergistaceae bacterium.
GAAAAGGCCGTAGGTATGGATATTTTTGCGGAACGGTAAATTAGGAGGCGGGAGATATTAAATGCCTGAGAAGAAAGAAATTAAAGGAGTAATAGAGAGGATCTCCGGCTCTCTTGTCGTAGCTGGCGGGATGGAGGGCGCGTCGATGCAGGACGTTGTGCACATCGGCGAACTCGGACTCGTCGGCGAAATACTGGAGGTAAACGGCGACAAGGCATCAATACAGGTCTACGAGGAAACATCCGGCCTTATGCCCGGCGAACCAGTAGTGTCGATGGGAGAACCTCTGAGCGTTGAGCTTGGCCCGGGGATCATTGAGCAGTTCTACGACGGAATACAGAGGCCGCTCGAACTTATCGAGATAGCAGCTAAGAGCCCCTACATTTCGAGGGGAATCAGCGTACCTGCGATTGACCGCAAAAAGAAATGGGACTTCACCCCGAAGGTCAAGGTCGGCGAGGAAGTCATTGCTGGCGACATTCTCGGAACGGTTCAGGAGACCGTAGTAGTCGAACATAGAATCATGGTGCCCTACGGTGTGAAGGGCAAAGTGGCCAAGATCGAGAAGGGCGAGCACACAGTCGAGGACGTTATAGCGGTAATCGACGACAACGGCACGAAGCATGAAGTGAAGATGCTCCAGAAGTGGCCTGTCCGCCGTCCGCGTCCCGTGAAGACACGTCTTGCGCCGAACGTTCCCATGACGACGGGACAGAGAGTCGTTGATGCGTTCTTCCCCGTAGCACTCGGCGGAACAGCGTGCGTGCCCGGCCCGTTCGGTTCAGGGAAGACTGTTATACAGCACCAGTTCGCGAAGTGGGCGCAGGCTCAGATAGTGGTTTACGTAGGATGCGGCGAACGCGGAAACGAGATGACCGACGTTCTGCTTGAGTTCCCGGAACTCGATGACCCGCAGACCGGCCAGCCCCTGATGAAGCGCACAACCCTCATTGCGAACACGTCGAACATGCCCGTCGCCGCACGTGAAGCCTCCGTGTACACAGCAATCACGCTCGCAGAGTACTACCGCGACATGGGCTACTCTGTGGCACTTATGGCAGACAGCACCTCGCGCTGGGCAGAAGCTCTCCGCGAAATGTCCGGCCGTCTCGAAGAAATGCCCGGCGAAGAAGGTTACCCCGCATATCTGGGCACACGTCTTGCGAGCTTCTACGAGAGAGCTGGACGCTGCATCGTCAACGGCAAGGACGGCCGCGAAGGAAGCATTACCGTTATCGGGGCAGTCTCACCTCCCGGCGGCGACTTGTCCGAGCCCGTTACGCAGAACACGTTGCGCGTTACCAAAGTCTTCTGGGGACTTGATGCTAACCTCGCGTATCAGAGGCACTTCCCCGCAATCAACTGGCTGAACAGCTACTCGCTCTACACGGAGAGGCTTGACCCGTACTGGGACGAGAAGTTCGACGACCAGTGGAGCAGCCTCCGCGTCGAGGCGATGAGCCTTCTCGAGCAGGAATCACAGCTCAACGAAATAGTGAGGCTCGTCGGAATCGATGCCCTTTCGCGTGATGAACGTATGGTAATGGAGACGGCCAAGTCTCTGCGTGAAGACTTCCTGCACCAGAACGCTTTCCACGAGATAGATACTTATGCTTCTATGGACAAGCAGTTCAAGATGCTGAAGACTATCGTAGCTTTCCACCATGCGGGGCTTGACGCACTCAGGAAGGGCGCGCCGATGAACAAGCTGTTCAACCTGCCTGTACGCGAGCAGATTGCAAGAATGCGCTACCTTGAGGAGAAGGACATCGGGCAGATCGACAAGCTCGAGGATACCATCAAGGAGCAGATTAGTGCAATAGTACCTGTCGGAGGTGATAACAATGCTGCCTAGAGAGTACAGGACAATATCAAGCATTTCCGGCCCGCTGATGATGGTCGAGAAGACTGCGGATGTGCGTTATGACGAGCTGGTAGAAATCACCCTCGCGAACGGAGACAAGCGCAGGGGAAAAGTTCTTGAGATAGAGAAGGACAGGGCACTTGTTCAGGTCTTCGAGGGCACTTCAGGCATAGAGAACGAGGACGCGAAGGTTCGTTTCTTGGGCAAGGTCTTGACGCTTCCCGTGTCGAAGGACATGCTCGGAAGAGTCTTCAACGGACGCGGCGAGCCCATCGACGGAGGAGCTCCGCTTATCCCCGAGCAGAACATAGACATTAACGGTATGCCCATGAATCCGTTCTCGCGCGACTTCCCTTCGGAGTTCATTCAGACGGGAATTTCGACGATCGACGGCCTTAACCCGATGGTCAGAGGGCAGAAGCTCCCGATATTCTCAGCGTCAGGACTTCCCCATAACCGTATGGCGGCACAGATTGCGCGTCAGGCAACGGTTATCAGCGGACATGAAGATTTCGCGGTTGTGTTCGCGGCAATGGGTATAACGTTCGAGGAAGCGTCGTTCTTCATGGAGGACTTCAGGAGGACGGGCGCGCTTCAGAGGACAGTGCTCTATATCAACTTGGCCGACGACCCGGCGATTGAGCGTATCTCAACTCCTCGTATCGCACTGACTGCGGCGGAATACCTTGCGTTTGAATGCAACATGCACGTTGTCGTCATTCTTACCGACCTCACGAACTACTGCGAGGCTCTGCGTGAGATTTCTGCGGCACGCAAAGAAGTTCCCGGCCGTCGCGGCTATCCTGGCTACCTGTATACAGACCTTGCGACGATGTACGAACGTGCAGGCCGTCTCAAGGGCAAGAGCGGTTCAATCACGCAGATACCCATTCTCACGATGCCTGAAGACGACAAGACGCACCCGATTCCTGACCTTACGGGCTACATCACTGAGGGACAGATAATCCTCAGCAGAAGCCTTCACCGTCAGGGAATTTATCCGCCGGTTGACGTTATGCCTTCGCTTTCACGTCTGAAGGATAAGGGTATCGGCAAGGGCAAGACCCGCGAGGATCATGCAGACCTTATGAACCAGCTTTTCGCGGCCTATGCACGCGGCAAGGAAGCGAAGGAACTTGCGGTAATTCTCGGCGAAGGTGCTCTGTCGGACGAGGACAAGGCTTTTGCGAAGTTCGCGGATGTCTTCGAGGACAAGTATGTACGTCAGGGCGAGTACGAGAACAGGACGATTCAGGAGACGTTACAGCTGGGCTGGGATCTGCTCACGATGATTCCTGTGAAGGAACTGAAGCGTATCCGCGACGCATACATCGACAAGTACTTAAAGCCGCTGCTTGAGGGCAAGAAGGCCGACGCGTAAGGGAGGGATTGACCGATGGCACGCATCAACGTCAACCCCAACCGTATGGAGCTGTCGCGTCTGAAGAAGAGGCTTGCGGTTGCGAGACGCGGGCACAAGCTCCTGAAGGACAAGCAGGACGCGTTAATCAAGGCGTTCTTGGAGAAGGCAAAGGCCGGCAAGGAGTTGCGGGAGGAAGTCGAGAAGGAGTTAGCGGAGTGCTACGGAACGTTTGTGCTCTCGCGCGCTCAGACTACCCCCGAGATTCTGGAGCAGGCACTCATCTTTCCGGGCGCGAAGTCCACGCTGTCCGTGAAGTGGCGCAACGTCATGAGCGTAATGGTTCCTGAATACGACGTTAAGCAGGAAGGAAGCCCGGTGAATTACGGCTTCGTGAACGTACCTCTTCTGCTTGATGCGGCTCTGGAACAGTTCAGCAGTCTCATAGGAAGGCTGTTGCACTTGGCCGCAGAGGAGAAGGCCATCAGGCTCATGGCAGGAGAGATTGAGCGCACAAGACGCAGGGTCAACGCGCTGGAATACGTGATGATTCCGAACCTTGTGGAGACGATACGCTACATCAGCATGAAGCTCGACGAGCAGGATCGCTCGACGTTAAGCAGGCTGATGAAGATAAAGGAAATCGTTTCTGGAAAGTAAAAGCAGTAACGTAGGAATCCCCCTAATAAATGACACTCAATTGTCATTTTGGGGGATTTTTTTTGGGCATGTTACAATACTCCGCAAATTATCATACCGTAACAGGAGGTTTATCTTCATGGCCACACTTCAGCAGCTCAGCTACGCAGTCAAAATCAGCGAGGCAGGTTCAATCAACAAGGCTTCCGAAATCCTATATGTGGCTCAGCCGTCATTAACGAGCTCGATTCAGGAACTGGAGCGTGAGTTCGGCTTCAAGATTTTCCACAGGACGGGACGCGGAGTAATTCTCACGCCGGAAGGTTCGGAGTTCATTCTTTATGCGCGTCAGGTCTGCAGCCAGTATCAGGAACTCATTGACAGGTTCAGCAGCCCGCAGACCATCAAGAAGAAATTTGCGGTCTCGACGCAGCACTACTCTTTTGCG
Proteins encoded in this region:
- a CDS encoding V-type ATP synthase subunit B: MLPREYRTISSISGPLMMVEKTADVRYDELVEITLANGDKRRGKVLEIEKDRALVQVFEGTSGIENEDAKVRFLGKVLTLPVSKDMLGRVFNGRGEPIDGGAPLIPEQNIDINGMPMNPFSRDFPSEFIQTGISTIDGLNPMVRGQKLPIFSASGLPHNRMAAQIARQATVISGHEDFAVVFAAMGITFEEASFFMEDFRRTGALQRTVLYINLADDPAIERISTPRIALTAAEYLAFECNMHVVVILTDLTNYCEALREISAARKEVPGRRGYPGYLYTDLATMYERAGRLKGKSGSITQIPILTMPEDDKTHPIPDLTGYITEGQIILSRSLHRQGIYPPVDVMPSLSRLKDKGIGKGKTREDHADLMNQLFAAYARGKEAKELAVILGEGALSDEDKAFAKFADVFEDKYVRQGEYENRTIQETLQLGWDLLTMIPVKELKRIRDAYIDKYLKPLLEGKKADA
- a CDS encoding V-type ATP synthase subunit A, whose amino-acid sequence is MPEKKEIKGVIERISGSLVVAGGMEGASMQDVVHIGELGLVGEILEVNGDKASIQVYEETSGLMPGEPVVSMGEPLSVELGPGIIEQFYDGIQRPLELIEIAAKSPYISRGISVPAIDRKKKWDFTPKVKVGEEVIAGDILGTVQETVVVEHRIMVPYGVKGKVAKIEKGEHTVEDVIAVIDDNGTKHEVKMLQKWPVRRPRPVKTRLAPNVPMTTGQRVVDAFFPVALGGTACVPGPFGSGKTVIQHQFAKWAQAQIVVYVGCGERGNEMTDVLLEFPELDDPQTGQPLMKRTTLIANTSNMPVAAREASVYTAITLAEYYRDMGYSVALMADSTSRWAEALREMSGRLEEMPGEEGYPAYLGTRLASFYERAGRCIVNGKDGREGSITVIGAVSPPGGDLSEPVTQNTLRVTKVFWGLDANLAYQRHFPAINWLNSYSLYTERLDPYWDEKFDDQWSSLRVEAMSLLEQESQLNEIVRLVGIDALSRDERMVMETAKSLREDFLHQNAFHEIDTYASMDKQFKMLKTIVAFHHAGLDALRKGAPMNKLFNLPVREQIARMRYLEEKDIGQIDKLEDTIKEQISAIVPVGGDNNAA
- a CDS encoding V-type ATP synthase subunit D, producing the protein MARINVNPNRMELSRLKKRLAVARRGHKLLKDKQDALIKAFLEKAKAGKELREEVEKELAECYGTFVLSRAQTTPEILEQALIFPGAKSTLSVKWRNVMSVMVPEYDVKQEGSPVNYGFVNVPLLLDAALEQFSSLIGRLLHLAAEEKAIRLMAGEIERTRRRVNALEYVMIPNLVETIRYISMKLDEQDRSTLSRLMKIKEIVSGK